From a region of the Cyprinus carpio isolate SPL01 chromosome B21, ASM1834038v1, whole genome shotgun sequence genome:
- the LOC109048915 gene encoding LOW QUALITY PROTEIN: uncharacterized protein LOC109048915 (The sequence of the model RefSeq protein was modified relative to this genomic sequence to represent the inferred CDS: inserted 1 base in 1 codon; substituted 1 base at 1 genomic stop codon) → MLLTLLGLTALILRERKKVNDTHSGQEENADQSDAPPVRSCDGQEVDDTDTVCAASDSAVHFSPASFGAASSCTDDVPQTTVCAASSCTDDVPQTTVCAASSCTDDVPQTTVSVPMTSPRLQSWPAPSCTDDIPQTTVCAASSCTDDVPQTTVCAASSCIDDVPQTTVCAASSCTDDVLKSPNYAESSCTDDVPQTTVCATSSCTDDVPQTTVCAASSCTNDVPQTTLCATSSCTNDVPQTTVCAAPSCTDDVPQTTVCAASSCTDDVPQTTVCAASSCSDEVPQISSCTDDDNSARLSDDVSFFTATPKLIVRAPLSFFPVMSKLSDDVSQAFLSAKSLLNVDVPPALFSMTSIGSDDVPPVLFFVTSDCGDEALQASVRFVADLSVGVPQSPVHETLDCRDNVPRATTCAAPDCSVYAPQTQSSQLQDDEKTIIDINSHRYEIGSQLGEGGFGQVYAATRLDDGLQVAIKFASNKNTEFIGINGYSKPLPLEVALQILANKGPRVQEIIQLLDWQVEPDYYFMVLERPMPCQSLYEYLKCHEGTIEEDLARVIMQQAVFAARMCCLRGVXHRDIKLENLLINPDTLEVKLIDFGCGAVLTDVGYTSFAGMYDDPSKLXSGCLMGSSVVNQMLKCCVNGNKMSSPGTREYCPPEYHMTGMYHGEPATVWSLGILLFVILFCKFPKRRHLHKINDKNWTKAGLSKECCDLIRRCLQIDPKQRIELGKLSLHDWFMTAAKENNNDTIMDINSCRYVIDCQLSEGGFGTLYAATRLDDGQKVGIKVVSSRNTKFIGIVICSKPLPLEVALQILANEGPRVEEIIQLLDWRVESDHYILVLERPVPFEELNWFLLQQMGTIQEDVARIIMCQATSAAQTCCRRGVFHRDIKLENLLINPDTLKVKLTNFGCGDFLNGVGYTSFTGTREYCPPEYHMTGTYHGEPATVWSLGILLFLMLCGEFPNRRDLRLIDGKNWNKDGLSEECSDFICCCLQINPNERIELEKLSLHDWFMIADEKK, encoded by the exons atgttacttacGTTGCTAGGACTAACTGCTTTAATTctaagagagaggaaaaaagtcaACGACACTCACTCAGGTCAAGAAGAAAATGCAGACCAGAGTGATGCACCACCTGTGAGGAGTTGTGATG GTCAAGAAGTTGATGACACAGATACAGTCTGTGCCGCATCCGACTCTGCTGTTCACTTCTCTCCAGCTTCTTTCGGTGCTGCGTCCAGCTGTACCGATGACGTCCCCCAAACTACAGTCTGTGCCGCGTCCAGCTGTACCGATGACGTCCCCCAGACTACAGTCTGTGCCGCGTCCAGCTGTACCGATGACGTCCCCCAGACTACAGTCT CTGTACCGATGACGTCCCCCAGACTACAGTCTTGGCCAGCGCCCAGCTGTACCGATGACATCCCCCAGACTACAGTCTGTGCCGCGTCCAGCTGTACCGATGACGTCCCCCAGACTACAGTCTGTGCCGCGTCCAGTTGTATTGATGACGTCCCCCAGACTACAGTCTGTGCCGCGTCCAGCTGTACCGATGACGTCCTGAAGTCCCCAAACTACGCCGAGTCCAGCTGTACCGATGACGTCCCCCAGACTACAGTCTGTGCCACGTCCAGCTGTACCGATGACGTCCCCCAAACTACAGTCTGTGCTGCGTCCAGCTGTACCAATGACGTCCCTCAAACTACACTCTGTGCCACGTCCAGCTGTACCAATGACGTCCCCCAGACTACAGTCTGTGCCGCGCCCAGCTGTACCGATGACGTCCCCCAAACTACAGTCTGTGCCGCGTCCAGCTGTACTGATGACGTCCCCCAAACTACAGTCTGTGCCGcgtccagctgtagtgatgaagtCCCCCAAATTTCCAGCTGTACTGATGACGACAATTCTGCCAGATTAAGTGATGATGTCTCATTTTTCACTGCCACGCCCAAATTAA TTGTGAGGGCCCCTCTATCTTTTTTCCCTGTGATGTCCAAATTAAGTGATGACGTCTCTCAAGCTTTTTTGTCTGCCAAGTCCTTATTAAATgttgacgtccctccagctttattctctATGACGTCCATaggtagtgatgacgtccctccagttttattttttgtcacgtCTGACTGTGGAGATGAAGCCCTCCAAGCTTCAGTCCGTTTTGTAGCTGACTTGAGTGTTGGCGTCCCTCAGTCTCCAGTCCACGAAACATTAGACTGTAGAGACAATGTCCCCCGAGCTACAACCTGTGCAGCACCTGACTGTAGTGTCTATGCTCCCCAAACTCAGTCAAGCCAGCTACAGGATGATGAGAAAACAATTATTG ACATCAATTCACACCGTTATGAAATTGGCAGTCAGCTGGGTGAAGGAGGCTTTGGACAAGTTTATGCAGCGACTCGTTTGGATGATGGCCTACAG GTGGCGATAAAATTTGCATCTAACAAGAACACAGAGTTCATCGGCATT AACGGTTATTCTAAACCTCTTCCTCTGGAGGTTGCTTTGCAAATTCTTGCAAATAAAGGCCCCAGGGTTCAGGAAATCATCCAGCTTCTGGACTGGCAGGTGGAGCCTGACTATTACTTTATGGTGCTAGAGCGGCCCATGCCCTGTCAGTCCTTGTATGAATATTTAAAGTGCCACGAGGGCACCATTGAAGAGGACTTGGCACGAGTTATAATGCAACAGGCAGTATTCGCAGCTCGAATGTGCTGCCTTCGTGGAG TTCACCGGGATATTAAGCTGGAAAACCTTCTGATTAACCCGGACACACTCGAAGTCAAATTGATTGACTTTGGCTGTGGTGCAGTCCTCACCGACGTGGGTTACACGTCCTTTGCTGGTATGTATGATGATCCCTCAAAGCTGTGAAGTGGGTGTCTAATGGGATCTTCTGTTGTGAATCAAATG TTAAAATGCTGTGTTAATGGAAACAAAATGTCATCTCCAGGCACAAGAGAGTACTGCCCTCCTGAGTATCACATGACCGGCATGTACCACGGGGAACCAGCGACAGTGTGGTCACTCGGGATCCTCTTGTTTGTGATACTTTTCTGTAAATTTCCAAAGAGACGACACCTGCACAAGATTAATGATAAAAACTGGACCAAAGCTGGCTTGTCGAAAG AATGCTGCGATTTAATCCGCCGCTGTCTACAGATTGACCCAAAGCAGCGGATTGAACTGGGGAAACTCAGTCTCCACGACTGGTTTATG ACTGCAGCCAAGGAGAATAACAACGACACAATAATGG ACATCAATTCATGCCGTTATGTAATCGACTGTCAGCTGAGTGAAGGAGGCTTTGGAACCCTTTATGCAGCGACTCGTTTGGACGATGGCCAAAAG GTGGGGATAAAAGTCGTCTCCAGCAGGAACACAAAGTTTATCGGCATTGTAA TTTGTTCCAAGCCTCTTCCTCTAGAGGTTGCTTTGCAAATTCTTGCAAACGAAGGCCCCAGGGTCGAGGAAATCATCCAGCTTCTGGACTGGCGGGTGGAGTCTGACCACTACATTTTGGTGCTAGAGCGGCCCGTTCCCTTTGAGGAACTGAACTGGTTTCTTCTGCAGCAAATGGGTACCATTCAAGAAGACGTGGCACGAATTATAATGTGCCAGGCAACATCCGCAGCTCAAACATGCTGCAGACGTGGAGTGTTTCACCGGGACATAAAGCTGGAAAACCTTCTGATTAACCCGGACACACTCAAAGTCAAATTAACTAACTTTGGGTGTGGTGATTTCCTCAACGGTGTGGGTTACACGTCCTTCACTG GCACAAGAGAGTACTGCCCTCCTGAGTATCACATGACCGGCACGTACCACGGGGAACCAGCGACAGTGTGGTCACTCGGGATCCTCTTGTTTCTAATGCTGTGTGGGGAGTTTCCAAATAGACGAGACCTGCGCTTGATCGACGGTAAAAACTGGAACAAAGATGGCTTGTCGGAAGAATGCAGCGATTTTATTTGCTGCTGTCTGCAAATCAATCCAAACGAGCGGATTGAACTGGAGAAACTTAGTCTCCACGACTGGTTTATG attGCAGACGAGAAGAAATGA